In Papio anubis isolate 15944 chromosome 20, Panubis1.0, whole genome shotgun sequence, a single window of DNA contains:
- the TMEM150B gene encoding modulator of macroautophagy TMEM150B isoform X4: MWGYLSLMPIFLAVWAISGVWIVFAIAVTNRTVDLSKGFPYISICGSFPPQSCIFSQVLNMGAALAAWICIVRYHQLRDWGVGRWPNQLILWTGLLCALGTSVVGNFQEKNQRPTHLAGAFLAFILGNAYFWLQLLLWRLKNLPQPGAPWIGPLRLGLCSFCTVLIVAMIVLHACSLRSVSAACEWAVAMLLFALFGLFAVDFSVLESCTLCVQPWPSLSPPPASPISLPVQL, from the exons ATGTGGGGCTACCTGTCGCTGATGCCCATCTTCCTAGCTGTCTGGGCTATCTCTGGCGTCTGGATCGT TTTTGCCATTGCAGTGACCAACAGGACGGTGGACCTCAGCAAAGGCTTTCCCTACATCAG CATCTGCGGATCCTTCCCCCCTCAGAGCTGTATCTTCAGCCAGGTGCTCAATATGGGAGCTGCTCTGG ccgCGTGGATCTGCATTGTCCGTTACCACCAGCTCCGGGACTGGGGCGTCGGAAGGTGGCCTAACCAGCTGATCCTATGGACGGGTCTTCTCTGTGCCCTGGGCACCTCCGTGGTAGGCAATTTCCAG gaAAAGAACCAGCGGCCTACGCACTTAGCAGGGGCCTTCCTTGCCTTCATCTTGGGTAACGCCTACTTCTGGCTGCAGCTCCTCCTGTGGAGGCTGAAGAACCTACCCCAGCCCGGGGCTCCCTGGATCGGGCCACTCCGTCTCGGCCTCTGCAGCTTCTGCACCGTCCTCATTGTGGCCA TGATCGTCCTCCACGCCTGCTCGCTGCGCAGTGTCTCTGCGGCCTGCGAGTGGGCCGTGGCCATGCTGCTCTTCGCCCTCTTCGGTCTCTTCGCCGTTGACTTCTCCGTCCTGGAGAGCTGCACCCTGTGTGTTCAACCGtggcccagcctcagccccccacCGGCCTCCCCCATCTCCCTGCCAGTCCAGCTGTAG
- the TMEM150B gene encoding modulator of macroautophagy TMEM150B isoform X2 produces the protein MSEAGGTPESKEGGPRGLTLGLREEGLRDWTPGSWEEGGGHDPKSLSTKPGGGQKLKVAVGREKEKGQVAAAVFVWLEGFSDGDVIAESSLPTHAQPAWGTPAGKRGRVRGRRRRAEGRRRGHQGSVSHRPETEAAPREQADLRPSLLGTRVEPGMWGYLSLMPIFLAVWAISGVWIVFAIAVTNRTVDLSKGFPYISICGSFPPQSCIFSQVLNMGAALAAWICIVRYHQLRDWGVGRWPNQLILWTGLLCALGTSVVGNFQEKNQRPTHLAGAFLAFILGNAYFWLQLLLWRLKNLPQPGAPWIGPLRLGLCSFCTVLIVAMIVLHACSLRSVSAACEWAVAMLLFALFGLFAVDFSVLESCTLCVQPWPSLSPPPASPISLPVQL, from the exons ATGTCAGAGGCAGGAGGGACTCCAGAGTCTAAAGAAGGAGGGCCTAGAGGTCTGACCCTGGGTTTGAGGGAGGAGGGACTGAGGGACTGGACTCCTGGGTcctgggaagaaggaggaggccATGACCCCAAATCCCTAAGTACCAAGCCGGGAGGAGGTCAGAAGCTGAAGGTGGCTgttgggagagagaaggaaaagggtcAGGTGGCAGCAGCAGTCTTTGTCTGGCTGGAGGGATTTTCGGATGGAGATGTCATCGCTGAGAGCTCCCTTCCCACCCACGCTCAGCCTGCCTGGGGAACTCCAGCAGGGAAAAGGGGAagggtgagaggaaggagaaggagagcgGAGGGGAGGAGGCGGGGTCATCAGGGCTCCGTATCTCACAGACCAGAAACAGAAGCTGCACCCAGAGAGCAGGCGGACCTCAGGCCCTCACTCTTGGGTACCCGAGTAG AGCCCGGCATGTGGGGCTACCTGTCGCTGATGCCCATCTTCCTAGCTGTCTGGGCTATCTCTGGCGTCTGGATCGT TTTTGCCATTGCAGTGACCAACAGGACGGTGGACCTCAGCAAAGGCTTTCCCTACATCAG CATCTGCGGATCCTTCCCCCCTCAGAGCTGTATCTTCAGCCAGGTGCTCAATATGGGAGCTGCTCTGG ccgCGTGGATCTGCATTGTCCGTTACCACCAGCTCCGGGACTGGGGCGTCGGAAGGTGGCCTAACCAGCTGATCCTATGGACGGGTCTTCTCTGTGCCCTGGGCACCTCCGTGGTAGGCAATTTCCAG gaAAAGAACCAGCGGCCTACGCACTTAGCAGGGGCCTTCCTTGCCTTCATCTTGGGTAACGCCTACTTCTGGCTGCAGCTCCTCCTGTGGAGGCTGAAGAACCTACCCCAGCCCGGGGCTCCCTGGATCGGGCCACTCCGTCTCGGCCTCTGCAGCTTCTGCACCGTCCTCATTGTGGCCA TGATCGTCCTCCACGCCTGCTCGCTGCGCAGTGTCTCTGCGGCCTGCGAGTGGGCCGTGGCCATGCTGCTCTTCGCCCTCTTCGGTCTCTTCGCCGTTGACTTCTCCGTCCTGGAGAGCTGCACCCTGTGTGTTCAACCGtggcccagcctcagccccccacCGGCCTCCCCCATCTCCCTGCCAGTCCAGCTGTAG
- the TMEM150B gene encoding modulator of macroautophagy TMEM150B isoform X3 — protein MWGYLSLMPIFLAVWAISGVWIVFAIAVTNRTVDLSKGFPYISICGSFPPQSCIFSQVLNMGAALAAWICIVRYHQLRDWGVGRWPNQLILWTGLLCALGTSVVGNFQEKNQRPTHLAGAFLAFILGNAYFWLQLLLWRLKNLPQPGAPWIGPLRLGLCSFCTVLIVASILLVSGVGVGGGSSPESVFLSGCVSLGTSLPFSGLQHLHRIMALLSRRPALGSRCPGWNALSSTH, from the exons ATGTGGGGCTACCTGTCGCTGATGCCCATCTTCCTAGCTGTCTGGGCTATCTCTGGCGTCTGGATCGT TTTTGCCATTGCAGTGACCAACAGGACGGTGGACCTCAGCAAAGGCTTTCCCTACATCAG CATCTGCGGATCCTTCCCCCCTCAGAGCTGTATCTTCAGCCAGGTGCTCAATATGGGAGCTGCTCTGG ccgCGTGGATCTGCATTGTCCGTTACCACCAGCTCCGGGACTGGGGCGTCGGAAGGTGGCCTAACCAGCTGATCCTATGGACGGGTCTTCTCTGTGCCCTGGGCACCTCCGTGGTAGGCAATTTCCAG gaAAAGAACCAGCGGCCTACGCACTTAGCAGGGGCCTTCCTTGCCTTCATCTTGGGTAACGCCTACTTCTGGCTGCAGCTCCTCCTGTGGAGGCTGAAGAACCTACCCCAGCCCGGGGCTCCCTGGATCGGGCCACTCCGTCTCGGCCTCTGCAGCTTCTGCACCGTCCTCATTGTGGCCAGTATCCTCCTTGTATCGGGGGTAGGGGTTGGGGGTGGCTCTTCACCGGAATCGGTCTTCCTGTCTGGCTGTGTGTCACTGGGGAcgtctcttcctttctctgggcTTCAACATTTGCACAGGATTATGGCTTTGTTGTCGAGAAGGCCGGCTTTGGGgtcacgttgcccaggttggaatgcccTGTCCTCCACACACTAG
- the TMEM150B gene encoding modulator of macroautophagy TMEM150B isoform X1, translating into MSEAGGTPESKEGGPRGLTLGLREEGLRDWTPGSWEEGGGHDPKSLSTKPGGGQKLKVAVGREKEKGQVAAAVFVWLEGFSDGDVIAESSLPTHAQPAWGTPAGKRGRVRGRRRRAEGRRRGHQGSVSHRPETEAAPREQADLRPSLLGTRVEPGMWGYLSLMPIFLAVWAISGVWIVFAIAVTNRTVDLSKGFPYISICGSFPPQSCIFSQVLNMGAALAAWICIVRYHQLRDWGVGRWPNQLILWTGLLCALGTSVVGNFQEKNQRPTHLAGAFLAFILGNAYFWLQLLLWRLKNLPQPGAPWIGPLRLGLCSFCTVLIVASILLVSGVGVGGGSSPESVFLSGCVSLGTSLPFSGLQHLHRIMALLSRRPALGSRCPGWNALSSTH; encoded by the exons ATGTCAGAGGCAGGAGGGACTCCAGAGTCTAAAGAAGGAGGGCCTAGAGGTCTGACCCTGGGTTTGAGGGAGGAGGGACTGAGGGACTGGACTCCTGGGTcctgggaagaaggaggaggccATGACCCCAAATCCCTAAGTACCAAGCCGGGAGGAGGTCAGAAGCTGAAGGTGGCTgttgggagagagaaggaaaagggtcAGGTGGCAGCAGCAGTCTTTGTCTGGCTGGAGGGATTTTCGGATGGAGATGTCATCGCTGAGAGCTCCCTTCCCACCCACGCTCAGCCTGCCTGGGGAACTCCAGCAGGGAAAAGGGGAagggtgagaggaaggagaaggagagcgGAGGGGAGGAGGCGGGGTCATCAGGGCTCCGTATCTCACAGACCAGAAACAGAAGCTGCACCCAGAGAGCAGGCGGACCTCAGGCCCTCACTCTTGGGTACCCGAGTAG AGCCCGGCATGTGGGGCTACCTGTCGCTGATGCCCATCTTCCTAGCTGTCTGGGCTATCTCTGGCGTCTGGATCGT TTTTGCCATTGCAGTGACCAACAGGACGGTGGACCTCAGCAAAGGCTTTCCCTACATCAG CATCTGCGGATCCTTCCCCCCTCAGAGCTGTATCTTCAGCCAGGTGCTCAATATGGGAGCTGCTCTGG ccgCGTGGATCTGCATTGTCCGTTACCACCAGCTCCGGGACTGGGGCGTCGGAAGGTGGCCTAACCAGCTGATCCTATGGACGGGTCTTCTCTGTGCCCTGGGCACCTCCGTGGTAGGCAATTTCCAG gaAAAGAACCAGCGGCCTACGCACTTAGCAGGGGCCTTCCTTGCCTTCATCTTGGGTAACGCCTACTTCTGGCTGCAGCTCCTCCTGTGGAGGCTGAAGAACCTACCCCAGCCCGGGGCTCCCTGGATCGGGCCACTCCGTCTCGGCCTCTGCAGCTTCTGCACCGTCCTCATTGTGGCCAGTATCCTCCTTGTATCGGGGGTAGGGGTTGGGGGTGGCTCTTCACCGGAATCGGTCTTCCTGTCTGGCTGTGTGTCACTGGGGAcgtctcttcctttctctgggcTTCAACATTTGCACAGGATTATGGCTTTGTTGTCGAGAAGGCCGGCTTTGGGgtcacgttgcccaggttggaatgcccTGTCCTCCACACACTAG